A single window of Zea mays cultivar B73 chromosome 10, Zm-B73-REFERENCE-NAM-5.0, whole genome shotgun sequence DNA harbors:
- the LOC100304401 gene encoding naked endosperm2 isoform X2, which translates to MATNRFVCEVCSKGFQREQNLQLHRRGHNLPWKLKQKDPLQAQRRRVYLCPEPTCAHHDPARALGDLTGIKKHFSRKHGEKKWKCDKCSKRYAVQSDWKAHSKICGTREYRCDCGTLFSRRDSFITHRAFCDALAQESARLPPTSSLSNLTSHLYGAATNAGNMALSLSQVGSHLTSTLQDGHHHRPSPELLRLGATAGGGGGSSIAARLDHLLSPNGASAFRPAQPPSFFHNAGASVGQDFGDDAGNGPHSFLQLQANKPFHGLLMQLPDLQGNGAGGPGASGGPSSLFSLGFFANNGNSSSGSSHEHASQGLMNSDQFSGGGSEAQAAAGIFGGNFVSAGGDQVPPPGLYRDQASMLPQMSATALLQKAAQMGATTSANGASAASMFRGFAGSSPQHVRPATPHMEQSDANLNDLMNSLAGGGGLGAGGGMFGGGSNGAGHAGMFDPRQLCDMAEREGKFGFGQGGGGDITRDFLGVGGGGLVRGISTPRGDHQSSSDMSSMEAELKSASSFNGGRMP; encoded by the exons atggcgaccaacaggttcgTGTGCGAGGTGTGCAGCAAGGGGTTCCAGCGAGAGCAGAACCTGCAGCTGCACCGGCGCGGGCACAACCTGCCGTGGAAGCTGAAGCAGAAGGACCCGCTGCAGGCGCAGCGGCGGCGCGTGTACCTGTGCCCGGAGCCGACGTGCGCGCACCACGACCCGGCGCGCGCCCTGGGCGACCTGACGGGGATCAAGAAGCACTTCAGCCGCAAGCACGGCGAGAAGAAGTGGAAGTGCGACAAGTGCTCCAAGCGCTACGCCGTGCAGTCGGACTGGAAGGCGCACTCCAAGATCTGCGGCACCCGCGAGTACCGCTGCGACTGCGGCACGCTCTTCTCCCG GAGGGACAGCTTCATCACGCACCGGGCGTTCTGCGACGCGCTCGCGCAGGAGAGCGCGCGGCTGCCGCCGACCAGCAGCCTCAGCAACCTCACCAGCCACCTCTACGGCGCCGCCACCAAcgcgggcaacatggcgctcagtCTCTCGCAGGTGGGCTCCCACCTCACCTCCACTCTCCAGGACGGCCACCACCACCGCCCGTCCCCGGAGCTCCTGCGACTCGGCGctacggccggcggcggcggtggcagcagcatCGCCGCGCGCCTCGACCACCTCCTGTCGCCCAACGGTGCCTCCGCCTTCCGCCCAGCGCAGCCTCCGTCCTTCTTCCACAACGCGGGGGCATCGGTCGGCCAGGACTTTGGGGATGACGCGGGCAATGGGCCGCACTCGTTCCTTCAGCTGCAGGCCAACAAGCCTTTCCATGGACTACTCATGCAGCTGCCCGACCTCCAAGGCAACGGTGCTGGGGGCCCCGGCGCCTCAGGCGGACCCAGCTCTCTCTTCAGCCTGGGTTTCTTTGCTAACAATGGCAACAGCAGCTCGGGGTCCAGTCACGAGCATGCAAGTCAGGGGCTCATGAACAGTGACCAGTTCAGCGGCGGCGGTTCGGAGGCACAGGCGGCGGCAGGGATTTTTGGCGGGAACTTCGTTAGTGCTGGTGGAGATCAAGTTCCACCGCCGGGGCTCTACAGAGACCAAGCCTCCATGCTGCCGCAGATGTCGGCGACCGCTCTGCTCCAGAAGGCGGCGCAGATGGGCGCGACCACGAGCGCCAACGGCGCCAGCGCGGCGTCCATGTTCCGAGGCTTCGCGGGCTCTTCCCCACAACACGTGCGGCCAGCGACGCCGCACATGGAACAGAGCGACGCGAACCTGAACGACCTGATGAACTCGCTCGCTGGAGGCGGTGGCCTCGGTGCCGGCGGAGGAATGTTCGGCGGCGGCAGCAACGGCGCCGGCCACGCGGGCATGTTTGATCCGAGGCAGCTGTGCGACATGGCGGAGCGCGAGGGGAAGTTCGGCTTCGGCCAGGGTGGTGGCGGAGACATCACGCGGGACTTCCTTGGCGTCGGCGGAGGCGGCCTCGTGCGCGGGATATCGACGCCGAGAGGAGACCACCAGAGCAGCAGCGATATGAGCTCCATGGAGGCTGAGTTGAAGTCGGCCTCGTCCTTCAATGGAGGCAGGATGCCATGA